A genomic segment from Gracilimonas sediminicola encodes:
- the hisF gene encoding imidazole glycerol phosphate synthase subunit HisF — translation MLTKRIIPCLDIKDGRTVKGVNFEGLRDAGDPVELAKRYSEEGADELVFLDITATLEKRKTLVELVKRIAAEINIPFTVGGGIKTVDEIEELLKSGADKVSLNSSIVKNPDLINEASTAFGAQAIVAAVDAKRHGDSWNVYIKGGTEDTGLDAIEWMQEIEKRGAGEILLTSMDRDGTKSGFDIDILDKINGIVHIPVIASGGAGTVQHCIEAITKGNADAVLAASIFHFKEIEIKDLKEKMKAANIEVRQT, via the coding sequence ATGCTCACGAAACGAATCATTCCCTGCCTGGATATTAAAGACGGACGAACCGTAAAAGGCGTCAATTTTGAAGGATTAAGGGATGCCGGTGACCCCGTTGAATTAGCCAAACGATACAGCGAGGAAGGTGCCGACGAACTGGTTTTTCTTGATATTACCGCAACGCTTGAAAAGAGAAAAACCCTTGTTGAGCTGGTTAAAAGAATTGCTGCTGAAATTAACATCCCATTCACAGTGGGCGGTGGCATCAAAACCGTGGATGAAATTGAAGAGCTGCTGAAATCCGGTGCCGATAAAGTTTCCCTTAACAGCAGTATAGTGAAGAACCCGGACCTGATTAACGAAGCCTCCACGGCTTTCGGCGCCCAAGCTATTGTAGCCGCCGTTGATGCCAAAAGACATGGAGACAGCTGGAATGTGTACATCAAAGGAGGCACTGAAGATACCGGCTTAGATGCTATTGAATGGATGCAGGAGATAGAAAAACGGGGAGCCGGTGAAATTCTGCTCACCAGCATGGATCGCGATGGCACCAAGAGCGGCTTCGATATCGATATTCTGGATAAAATTAACGGCATCGTCCATATACCCGTGATTGCCAGTGGAGGTGCCGGTACTGTTCAGCACTGTATTGAAGCCATCACCAAAGGAAACGCGGATGCTGTGCTTGCAGCCAGTATTTTTCACTTTAAAGAAATTGAGATCAAAGACCTTAAGGAGAAGATGAAGGCTGCTAATATCGAAGTACGGCAAACCTGA
- a CDS encoding AMP-binding protein, with translation MKFKTTDVSKPAGEILSEVMGGSHSQLLIPPKLADENPPAQHPESDEKHIGLFSSGTTGSPKEIWNSCENLIRNARFTAEAFGVKSNHRLLMMAAPWHVAGLSWAIMAEELGCEYQFITTKKGEGDKWLKNVREFNPDFLLTVPAVLRALYDKEWFVPQVVFGGYSLDEGEFQKLNPHCDFTIQGYGQTEAGGLIAAHKRKSTAPVQPFEHLCSGHPIRGVQLKCEGTPENPAPIYIQSETAFTEQEYNSRDVGFMDSSGRVYVSGRADDIVKQK, from the coding sequence ATGAAGTTTAAAACCACAGACGTTTCAAAACCGGCCGGTGAAATCCTAAGCGAAGTGATGGGAGGTTCGCATTCTCAACTGTTGATTCCACCCAAACTGGCAGACGAAAATCCACCTGCGCAACATCCTGAGTCCGATGAAAAACATATCGGACTGTTTTCCAGTGGTACAACCGGTTCACCAAAAGAAATCTGGAACAGCTGTGAAAACCTGATTCGTAATGCCCGGTTTACTGCAGAAGCATTTGGCGTGAAATCAAACCATCGGCTTTTGATGATGGCTGCACCCTGGCATGTAGCCGGACTCAGCTGGGCCATTATGGCTGAAGAGCTTGGGTGTGAATATCAATTCATCACTACAAAAAAAGGTGAAGGCGATAAATGGCTGAAGAATGTCCGGGAGTTTAACCCTGATTTTCTGCTTACCGTACCGGCTGTACTGAGGGCGCTGTATGACAAAGAGTGGTTTGTGCCGCAAGTAGTGTTCGGCGGGTATTCTTTGGATGAAGGCGAGTTTCAAAAATTAAATCCCCATTGTGATTTTACCATTCAGGGATATGGACAAACGGAGGCCGGTGGATTAATCGCGGCTCACAAACGAAAAAGTACAGCTCCGGTTCAGCCTTTTGAGCATTTGTGCAGCGGACATCCCATCCGGGGAGTTCAGTTGAAGTGTGAAGGAACACCCGAAAATCCGGCTCCAATATATATTCAATCAGAAACGGCCTTCACCGAACAAGAGTACAACAGCCGGGACGTGGGATTCATGGATTCGTCGGGCAGAGTGTATGTATCGGGCAGAGCTGATGACATTGTTAAACAAAAGTAG
- a CDS encoding metal-dependent transcriptional regulator, whose product MRESLKNNMGLSQSVEDYLKVIYVLESEGEGTTTTRIANALDVSSASVTNMLKRLAKMNLLEYESYKGAKLTDAGNKIALEILRHHRLLELYLKEVMGYSWDEVHDEAEKLEHHISEQFEDRIAELLNHPTHDPHGDPIPSKDGIMPTMAQLSISEAEENTPYIIGRVKDQDPELLRYLEKIGVLPGSKVEVIEKAPFDGPVKIRLEDNIEQMLGQAVASEVYLIEADNPV is encoded by the coding sequence TTGCGAGAATCATTAAAAAATAACATGGGCTTAAGTCAGTCTGTAGAAGATTACCTGAAAGTCATTTATGTGTTAGAATCTGAAGGTGAAGGGACTACTACAACAAGAATTGCTAATGCGCTGGACGTTTCTTCTGCTTCGGTAACCAATATGCTGAAGCGCCTTGCAAAGATGAATTTACTGGAATATGAATCTTACAAAGGTGCTAAGTTAACCGATGCCGGAAATAAAATTGCCCTGGAGATCTTGCGGCACCACCGACTATTGGAGTTATACCTTAAAGAAGTGATGGGCTATTCCTGGGATGAAGTACACGATGAAGCCGAGAAACTGGAACATCATATTTCGGAGCAATTTGAAGATCGTATTGCTGAATTACTGAACCACCCCACACACGATCCTCATGGCGATCCCATTCCTTCCAAAGACGGAATCATGCCAACTATGGCCCAGCTTTCCATATCCGAAGCGGAGGAAAATACACCATACATCATCGGTCGCGTGAAAGACCAGGACCCGGAATTACTGCGTTATCTGGAGAAAATCGGGGTGCTGCCCGGGTCAAAAGTAGAGGTTATCGAAAAAGCTCCGTTCGATGGACCGGTTAAAATCCGCCTGGAAGATAACATAGAGCAGATGCTGGGTCAGGCCGTTGCCAGCGAAGTGTATTTAATTGAAGCTGACAACCCTGTATAG
- a CDS encoding NRDE family protein: protein MCLITFAYKAHPKYDLILAGNRDEFYGRPTRKAQFWTEEGKPNILAGKDLEAGGTWLGVNKDGRWSALTNYRDPSIKKEDPPSRGEIVLDYLKNKQTAMDYLAGLSKKAELYNGFNLLVWDHKDFYHYSNQNKKVSRIEPGIHGLSNALLDTPWPKLERANQQLKTIISEENFDKEELFKLLADERKAPDTELPVTGIPKELEKAVSSIFIKTESYGSRCSTVLLIDKEGTIDFTERRFKPGTTQVEGEQHFSI, encoded by the coding sequence ATGTGCTTAATCACATTCGCATACAAGGCTCACCCCAAATACGATCTTATCTTAGCCGGCAATCGGGATGAGTTCTATGGTCGGCCAACACGTAAAGCACAATTTTGGACAGAGGAAGGTAAACCAAATATCTTAGCCGGTAAAGACCTTGAAGCGGGCGGTACCTGGCTGGGAGTAAATAAAGATGGAAGATGGAGCGCTCTTACCAACTATCGCGACCCTTCCATCAAAAAAGAAGACCCACCCAGCAGAGGGGAAATCGTTCTCGATTACCTGAAGAACAAGCAAACGGCAATGGATTACCTGGCCGGACTTTCGAAAAAGGCCGAATTGTATAACGGCTTTAATTTACTGGTGTGGGATCACAAAGACTTTTACCACTATTCCAACCAGAATAAAAAAGTAAGCCGGATTGAACCGGGTATTCATGGGTTGAGCAATGCCCTGCTCGACACGCCCTGGCCGAAGTTAGAAAGAGCCAATCAGCAATTAAAAACTATCATTTCTGAAGAGAATTTTGATAAAGAAGAGTTGTTCAAGCTTCTGGCTGATGAGCGAAAAGCACCCGATACTGAACTTCCTGTAACCGGCATTCCCAAAGAATTAGAAAAAGCAGTCTCCTCCATTTTCATCAAAACCGAAAGCTATGGTTCCCGGTGTTCCACGGTTCTGCTAATTGATAAAGAAGGAACCATCGATTTTACCGAGCGAAGGTTTAAACCGGGAACCACACAGGTTGAAGGCGAACAGCACTTCAGTATTTAA
- a CDS encoding M14 family metallopeptidase: MNNRILRSMLFILGWGLCLSGFTVAQNSYSNFNTLTDRLNELEDNYENLAQLTSLAKTKDGRDIWLLTIGSGDVQNHPAVAVVGGAKGSHLLGSELALTFAEKLLANASSEEVSRLLQTTTFYVLPRINPDATEQYFASLKYERDVNTSSTNEDRDDAFDEDPFNDLNNDNLITMMRVQDETGKWMIHPEDERLLKKADITKGEKGSYKLFTEGIDDDGDGAFNEDNPGGVNINMNFTYDYPYFEPGAGENMASQIETRAVLDFLFEEAPNVFSVVSFGPANNLSTPVKFNRGAVSQRVIKGWYEDDVAINKLVSDKYNDITGLKNAPEMNGQPGDFFQWAYFHYGRFSFSTPGWWTPEVTDEEEEPLKFDSEDAQFLAWAEQNNLNAFAEWQQVNHPDFPNKTVEVGGIKPYVRLNPPYQMVDSLAQKHTDFILELASMKPSVKLVNFEAQQAGRNLTRITVDIHNDGILPTASRLGERTDWVKEVVVEISLSNGLELVSGERLDTIESIQGDGSIQKTWLVRGKGTFSLSAGAPNTGISTKEHTIR; this comes from the coding sequence ATGAATAACAGGATACTGCGATCGATGCTGTTTATTTTGGGATGGGGACTCTGCTTATCGGGGTTTACCGTCGCTCAGAACAGCTATAGCAACTTCAACACGCTTACCGACCGGTTGAATGAGCTTGAAGACAATTATGAAAACCTCGCCCAACTTACCTCTCTTGCCAAAACAAAAGATGGCCGGGATATCTGGCTGCTTACCATTGGTTCGGGTGATGTCCAAAACCATCCGGCGGTTGCAGTGGTGGGCGGGGCTAAAGGCTCACACCTTCTTGGAAGCGAGCTTGCCTTAACTTTTGCGGAGAAACTGCTTGCGAATGCTTCTTCAGAGGAAGTCAGCCGGCTTCTACAAACCACCACATTTTATGTGCTTCCGAGAATTAACCCGGATGCCACCGAGCAGTATTTTGCTTCGCTGAAGTATGAACGGGATGTAAACACCTCCTCCACCAACGAAGACCGAGACGATGCTTTTGATGAAGATCCTTTTAACGATCTGAACAACGATAACCTCATAACCATGATGCGGGTGCAGGACGAAACCGGTAAGTGGATGATTCACCCAGAAGATGAGCGGTTATTGAAAAAGGCCGACATCACTAAAGGGGAAAAAGGTTCTTATAAATTATTCACCGAGGGTATCGATGATGATGGAGACGGGGCATTCAATGAAGACAACCCTGGTGGCGTCAATATCAACATGAACTTCACCTACGATTATCCCTACTTTGAACCGGGCGCCGGAGAGAATATGGCTTCCCAGATTGAGACCCGGGCCGTTTTAGACTTCTTGTTTGAGGAAGCACCTAACGTTTTTTCCGTTGTATCGTTTGGCCCGGCCAATAACCTGAGTACGCCCGTAAAGTTCAATCGGGGAGCTGTTAGTCAGCGCGTAATCAAAGGTTGGTATGAAGATGATGTAGCCATCAATAAACTCGTATCCGACAAATACAACGACATAACCGGACTCAAAAATGCTCCGGAGATGAACGGACAGCCCGGCGACTTTTTCCAGTGGGCGTATTTCCACTATGGCCGATTTAGCTTCAGCACTCCCGGTTGGTGGACTCCCGAAGTAACCGATGAGGAAGAAGAACCTCTGAAATTTGACAGCGAAGATGCCCAGTTCCTTGCCTGGGCTGAGCAGAATAACCTGAATGCCTTTGCAGAATGGCAGCAAGTTAATCACCCCGATTTTCCGAACAAAACAGTGGAGGTGGGTGGTATTAAACCTTATGTACGGTTAAATCCTCCTTACCAAATGGTGGATTCACTTGCTCAAAAACATACCGACTTTATCCTGGAACTTGCTTCCATGAAGCCATCCGTTAAACTTGTGAATTTTGAAGCACAACAAGCCGGCCGGAACCTGACCCGAATCACCGTGGATATCCACAATGATGGAATTTTACCGACAGCCTCCCGACTGGGAGAACGTACCGATTGGGTAAAAGAAGTAGTTGTGGAGATTAGCCTTTCAAACGGACTTGAACTTGTGAGCGGTGAAAGGCTGGATACCATTGAGTCGATTCAAGGTGACGGAAGCATTCAGAAAACCTGGCTGGTTCGAGGAAAAGGCACTTTCAGCCTCTCAGCCGGAGCCCCGAATACCGGAATTTCAACCAAAGAACATACCATCCGATAG
- a CDS encoding Na+/H+ antiporter NhaC family protein → MKKKIAALIGVVSLFILASQYAWADVQTAEASSSIVGSWLSILPPLVAIGIALIFRQVLFALFLGIWMGAYLAGELTFLNVFDSFFASLSDYIVPGVSDPDRMSIVIFSILIGGMVGIITDNGGTRGVIKAITRFVRTKVQGQLVTSLMGFVVFFDDYANTMVVGNTMRPLTDKLRISRAKLAYLVDATAAPIATIALVSTWIGAMVGFIATAEAEMANFNEAAYSVFINSLPYNFYAFFTILFVILIAASGRDFGTMLKARIDLYKAKHDSKLDKYNLYKDKIEEDEAKKSESHWANAAIPILTLVFGTIIGLFVTGEGNSIQAIVETANSYDALLWGSLASVVVAIGMTLAQKLLDIEKTLEGMMNGMHVMFDGVLILVLAWGLSDVTVALGTADYLVSVFGETLNPYWMPAIVLVLSALTAFATGSSWGTMGILMPLVVPLGWEIGINTGVPMETTLEIIYASVSAVLAGSVWGDHCSPISDTTILSSLATQCDHVEHVNTQLPYAMIVGTISILAMIAAIVLNISVWIIYPVGVAIIVGIIYKFGKIPDPENYTPEGKEPAITSLDG, encoded by the coding sequence ATGAAAAAGAAAATAGCAGCACTCATTGGGGTGGTTTCCCTATTCATTTTAGCGTCTCAGTATGCCTGGGCAGATGTACAAACGGCTGAGGCTTCCTCATCCATAGTAGGTAGCTGGCTCAGTATCCTTCCGCCACTGGTAGCTATTGGAATCGCCCTGATCTTCCGTCAGGTTCTGTTCGCGTTATTTTTGGGGATCTGGATGGGAGCCTACCTGGCCGGTGAACTTACCTTTTTAAATGTATTCGACAGCTTTTTTGCTTCTTTGAGTGATTACATCGTGCCGGGGGTTTCAGATCCGGACAGAATGAGTATCGTAATTTTTTCCATCCTGATTGGCGGTATGGTAGGTATCATCACCGATAACGGAGGAACCCGTGGGGTTATTAAGGCCATTACCCGGTTTGTGCGAACAAAAGTGCAGGGACAGTTAGTGACTTCGCTGATGGGTTTTGTAGTATTTTTTGATGATTACGCTAATACGATGGTGGTGGGAAATACCATGCGTCCGCTAACCGATAAGCTTCGCATTTCGAGAGCAAAACTGGCGTACCTGGTGGATGCTACTGCCGCACCCATTGCCACTATTGCTCTGGTGAGTACCTGGATTGGTGCTATGGTGGGATTCATTGCCACAGCCGAAGCAGAAATGGCCAATTTTAATGAAGCAGCCTACTCGGTATTTATCAATTCACTGCCGTACAACTTCTACGCATTCTTCACCATTTTATTCGTGATCCTGATTGCCGCTTCCGGGCGTGATTTTGGCACCATGCTGAAGGCTCGTATAGACCTGTATAAGGCCAAGCACGATTCCAAGCTGGATAAATACAATCTCTACAAAGATAAAATTGAGGAAGACGAGGCCAAGAAATCTGAATCGCATTGGGCAAATGCGGCCATCCCGATTCTGACGCTTGTATTCGGAACCATAATCGGGTTGTTTGTGACCGGTGAAGGAAACAGCATTCAGGCTATTGTTGAGACTGCTAATTCATATGATGCTTTATTATGGGGATCACTGGCTTCCGTAGTGGTAGCCATTGGGATGACGCTGGCTCAGAAGCTGCTTGACATCGAAAAAACGCTGGAAGGCATGATGAATGGCATGCATGTGATGTTTGACGGAGTGCTGATCCTGGTACTGGCATGGGGATTGAGTGATGTGACGGTGGCACTGGGTACCGCCGATTACCTGGTTTCTGTTTTCGGAGAAACGCTGAATCCTTATTGGATGCCGGCAATTGTACTGGTGCTTTCGGCGCTGACGGCATTTGCAACCGGTTCAAGCTGGGGAACCATGGGAATTTTGATGCCGCTGGTAGTCCCACTGGGTTGGGAGATTGGAATTAATACCGGCGTACCTATGGAAACCACACTGGAGATTATCTATGCAAGTGTGAGTGCAGTATTAGCCGGATCGGTTTGGGGAGATCATTGCTCACCGATTTCAGACACCACTATTTTAAGTTCGTTAGCCACGCAGTGTGATCATGTGGAGCATGTAAATACGCAGCTTCCATATGCGATGATTGTTGGTACGATTAGTATTCTGGCTATGATTGCGGCGATCGTTTTAAACATCTCTGTTTGGATTATCTACCCGGTTGGGGTCGCCATCATTGTGGGGATTATCTACAAATTCGGGAAAATACCTGATCCTGAAAACTACACACCGGAAGGGAAAGAACCGGCCATCACCAGCCTGGACGGATAA
- a CDS encoding PP2C family protein-serine/threonine phosphatase, with the protein MQQSKKLFRDVLIFLFGVAGIGWFFYSFQNHHPFTITHTKVPKGHIIEKADSVFQSWQYQALDFYPQTEFNTEEDVIDSLQVKWGISEFKNKLRESEFLQNLPLAKWEVREYNLQSENNDYSVEVGLTPDGKVVDFLATTELINQQRPFNRYAVRTVFQNQVDNYSRGLEDSLLTGLSDYQHLNTESGSNSQALTIIERLREIRGMQDERVYEMNNIWNLADFYLGRTAWRSMDLQQDTAELVDQAGLRFARATYSASDSATGVNVELTMELLPAGSMKSMSYRIYPRIEESSSKVTDILEGTSLFVILVFALWLLFVFYLRIKARAIDTKPAIIIAVLAGFLVPGFWLLNFIDQMGWMYGFNGSVTIFQNLMMLGIMGAIGAVGFFVLTAVSDSITRQYWPEKLKTWDLVRRGLFMNKPVGWGMVNAIAIGGILVGIVGLFLSMFDTTYISANTGLMSDDYFLPSIANLMVTTLFVLVIVVPLYLIIGNQIKGMVGRDWIIPIVSAVLFALIDLLPFNIEPDELDRLLRGVLGFVLGYFYLRYDFLTIVFGAFLFVNFLTTSNGWLLEGSPDANTFYMFMMVLLTFAVGGIYFVFKGTERDELPEYVPGYIEDQAKEQRLKQELSIARVVQQTFLPSKIHHLPGIDIAGICIPAQETGGDYYDMISLGDQRTALAIGDVSGKGIRAAFYMTFTKGVLHSLSALILSPVELLNQLNRLFNENATRGTFISMIYGILEADKRQFTFARAGHNPMLVVRANGDTEWLKPNGVGIGVAQKAEAFIKCTEEATLKLKEGDVVIMYTDGITEMLNAGNHFYGEERLERLVKGVRKASSEKIMEIIVDDVNEFKGVVKQHDDMTLLIIKADASVNQ; encoded by the coding sequence ATGCAACAGAGTAAAAAACTCTTTAGGGATGTTTTGATTTTTCTATTCGGGGTGGCCGGGATAGGGTGGTTCTTCTATTCATTTCAAAATCATCATCCATTTACTATTACCCACACCAAAGTGCCTAAAGGCCACATCATTGAAAAAGCAGACTCTGTTTTTCAAAGCTGGCAGTACCAGGCCTTGGACTTTTATCCTCAAACTGAATTCAACACCGAAGAGGATGTAATTGATTCACTTCAGGTAAAATGGGGAATCAGTGAGTTCAAGAATAAACTGAGGGAATCCGAATTCCTGCAAAACCTGCCCCTGGCTAAATGGGAAGTCCGGGAATACAACTTACAAAGTGAAAATAATGATTACTCGGTAGAGGTTGGGCTGACTCCGGATGGTAAAGTGGTGGACTTCTTGGCAACTACCGAATTAATAAACCAGCAGCGACCATTTAACCGTTATGCGGTGCGGACGGTATTTCAAAACCAGGTTGATAATTACTCCCGGGGATTGGAGGATTCATTGCTCACCGGGCTCTCGGATTATCAGCATCTGAACACGGAGTCGGGTTCCAACTCCCAGGCGCTCACCATTATTGAACGGCTGCGGGAGATTCGCGGAATGCAGGATGAACGTGTTTATGAGATGAACAACATCTGGAATCTGGCAGATTTCTATTTGGGCAGGACTGCCTGGCGCTCAATGGATCTGCAACAGGATACGGCGGAGTTGGTAGATCAGGCAGGCTTACGTTTTGCCAGGGCAACTTATTCCGCATCAGATTCTGCCACGGGTGTTAATGTTGAGCTGACCATGGAGTTGCTGCCGGCCGGCTCCATGAAATCCATGTCGTACCGCATTTATCCGCGTATTGAAGAAAGCAGCTCAAAAGTAACTGATATCCTGGAGGGTACGTCCCTGTTTGTGATCCTGGTATTTGCTCTGTGGCTGCTCTTTGTTTTTTATTTAAGGATTAAAGCCCGAGCTATCGATACAAAGCCTGCAATTATTATTGCGGTACTTGCCGGGTTTCTTGTTCCCGGTTTTTGGCTGCTGAACTTCATTGATCAAATGGGATGGATGTACGGGTTCAACGGATCGGTTACCATCTTCCAAAACCTGATGATGCTCGGCATCATGGGGGCGATTGGCGCTGTAGGTTTCTTCGTATTAACGGCGGTAAGTGATTCCATCACCCGGCAATACTGGCCCGAAAAACTAAAAACCTGGGATTTGGTACGCCGTGGTTTATTCATGAATAAACCTGTAGGCTGGGGAATGGTTAATGCAATTGCCATCGGGGGAATATTGGTTGGGATTGTGGGGCTGTTTTTGTCGATGTTTGATACCACCTATATATCTGCAAACACCGGTTTGATGTCGGATGATTATTTTCTTCCCTCTATAGCAAACCTGATGGTTACCACACTTTTCGTGCTGGTGATCGTAGTTCCCCTTTATTTGATTATCGGAAATCAGATCAAAGGCATGGTTGGGCGCGACTGGATTATTCCGATTGTAAGTGCCGTGCTTTTTGCGCTGATTGATCTTCTCCCATTTAACATTGAGCCGGATGAACTGGACCGTTTATTGAGGGGAGTCCTTGGATTTGTGTTGGGGTATTTCTACCTGCGTTACGATTTTTTGACCATCGTTTTCGGAGCCTTTTTGTTTGTCAATTTTCTAACGACTTCCAATGGCTGGCTACTCGAAGGCTCACCCGATGCAAACACCTTTTACATGTTCATGATGGTGCTTCTGACCTTTGCAGTAGGAGGTATCTATTTTGTGTTTAAAGGAACTGAGAGGGATGAACTTCCCGAATATGTGCCGGGCTATATCGAAGATCAGGCGAAGGAACAGCGCCTTAAGCAAGAGCTTTCCATTGCCCGTGTTGTGCAGCAAACGTTTTTGCCATCAAAAATCCATCACTTGCCGGGAATTGATATCGCCGGAATTTGTATCCCTGCCCAGGAAACCGGCGGAGATTATTACGACATGATTTCGCTGGGCGATCAGCGCACGGCACTGGCCATCGGCGATGTGAGCGGGAAAGGAATTCGGGCTGCTTTCTATATGACCTTTACCAAAGGAGTGCTTCACAGCTTAAGCGCGTTGATTTTGTCTCCGGTAGAGCTGCTCAACCAGCTGAACAGGTTGTTCAATGAAAACGCAACCCGGGGTACCTTTATCTCTATGATTTACGGAATTCTTGAAGCCGACAAAAGACAATTTACCTTCGCCAGAGCCGGACACAACCCGATGCTTGTGGTTCGTGCCAATGGTGATACGGAATGGCTGAAGCCAAATGGGGTTGGCATTGGAGTTGCTCAAAAAGCGGAAGCTTTCATTAAATGTACCGAAGAAGCTACCCTCAAGCTGAAAGAGGGTGATGTGGTTATCATGTACACCGATGGCATTACGGAAATGCTGAATGCCGGCAATCACTTTTATGGAGAGGAACGGCTTGAGCGACTGGTTAAAGGGGTGAGAAAAGCTTCATCCGAAAAAATCATGGAGATTATTGTGGATGATGTGAACGAGTTTAAAGGCGTTGTTAAACAACACGACGATATGACCTTGTTAATAATCAAAGCCGATGCCTCAGTAAATCAGTAA